Proteins encoded in a region of the Anopheles aquasalis chromosome 2, idAnoAquaMG_Q_19, whole genome shotgun sequence genome:
- the LOC126579896 gene encoding girdin — protein MSDLDDMSNFDAWLEKDFLSKINRLETELEDVKDKNKNLEKDLKKKTIECDIVRAKVGKLEQVPSNNAASSEKIETLEKELKRKTMELDILRSKLSHSETSPQATQDLNERVKQLEKELKKRIIENGILRGKLTEVESEPQTPEAQEKIDELVRGLQRTESVVLKEMVKDLEGDHEASERNGELERELKKKNIESDILRSKLRQFESAPSSAQETNERIRDLEKQVKKYKIEVDILRAKVIQVESDAATREDDESTERIEELEKGLKKSTTEGNMLRAKMQMFEKESNATQDSNSEQIEELRKGLKKSTTESQILRSKLTELESKSANSGASTYKIETLEQELKKKTIENDILRSKVEQLERVPLADSPANEKIEELQKEIRNLKIQNDILKSKLNQAEDEPTTTQESTDRISELENELKKRTIESDILRAKVTQLECELSPTKNSNERIEDLESELKKKTLENDILKSKVSQLEGEVLAHTGAASRPDPQEVKKLKEKHEEVMNKAKELLFERTKTVKTQDMQIKALQNQIENIKEVVTVTKDMLSIRNMEHEQLQTRFENIDAKMKAERERQTLLEKKLAVSQKMYNDLREEYTTQLDLFKEIQKNYAEKIELIKEEIESVRSGSNK, from the exons ATGTCGGACCTGGACGATATGAGCAATTTCGATGCGTGGTTGGAGAAGGACTTTCTCAGCAAAATCAATCGGCTCGAGACGGAGCTGGAGGATGTGAAGGATAAGAACAAAAATCTGGAGAAGGAtctgaagaagaaaacgatcgAGTGTGATATTGTGCGGGCAAAGGTCGGCAAGTTGGAGCAGGTGCCGTCCAACAATGCGGCCTCGAGTGAAAAGATCGAAACGCTGGAGAAGGAGCTAAAGCGCAAAACCATGGAGTTGGATATACTGCGATCGAAGCTGTCGCATTCGGAAACAAGCCCCCAGGCCACCCAGGATCTGAACGAACGGGTGAAGCAGCTggagaaggagctgaagaagcGCATCATCGAGAACGGTATCCTGCGCGGTAAGCTGACCGAGGTGGAAAGCGAACCGCAGACACCGGAGGCGCAGGAAAAGATTGACGAGTTGGTGCGCGGTCTGCAGCGTACGGAGAGTGTGGTGTTGAAGGAGATGGTGAAGGATCTCGAAGGGGATCACGAGGCATCGGAGCGTAACGGGGAGCTGGAGCgggagctgaagaagaagaacatcgAAAGTGACATCCTGCGGTCGAAGCTGCGCCAGTTTGAAAGTGCACCCTCGTCCGCCCAGGAGACGAATGAGCGTATTCGGGATCTCGAGAAGCAGGTGAAAAAGTACAAGATCGAGGTGGACATTCTGCGTGCAAAGGTGATCCAGGTGGAGAGTGATGCGGCTACGCGGGAGGATGACGAATCGACGGAGCGGATTGAGGAGCTAGAGAAGGGTCTGAAGAAGAGCACGACCGAGGGCAATATGCTGCGGGCGAAGATGCAGATGTTCGAGAAGGAATCGAACGCTACGCAGGACTCGAACAGTGAGCAGATCGAGGAGCTGCGCAAGGGATTGAAGAAGAGTACGACCGAGAGCCAGATACTGCGCTCCAAGCTGACGGAGTTGGAGAGCAAGAGTGCCAACAGTGGCGCCAGTACGTACAAAATCGAGACGCTCGAGcaggagctgaagaagaagaccaTCGAGAACGACATTCTGCGGTCGAAggtggagcagctggagcGGGTACCGTTGGCCGATAGTCCGGCGAACGAGAAGATCGAGGAGCTGCAGAAGGAGATCCGCAACCTGAAGATCCAGAACGACATCCTGAAGTCGAAGCTGAACCAGGCCGAGgacgaaccgacgacgacacaggAATCGACCGATCGCATCAGCGAGCTGGAGAACGAGCTGAAGAAGCGCACGATCGAGAGTGACATCCTGCGGGCGAAGGTAACGCAGCTCGAGTGTGAACTGTCGCCGACGAAGAACTCCAACGAGCGGATAGAGGATCTGGAGAgcgagctgaagaagaagacgctGGAAAACGACATCCTCAAGTCGAAGGTGAGCCAGCTCGAGGGTGAGGTGCTGGCACATACCGGCGCTGCTTCCCGGCCCGATCCGCAGGAGGTcaagaagctgaaggagaagcACGAGGAGGTGATGAACAAGGCGAAGGAGCTGCTGTTCGAGCGTACGAAAACGGTCAAAACGCAGGACATGCAGATCAAGGCGCTGCAGAACCAGATCGAAAACATCAAGGAAGTGGTAACGGTCACGAAGGACATGCTGAGCATTCGCAACATGGAGCACGAGCAGCTACAGACCCGGTTCGAGAACATCGACGCCAAGATGAAGGCGGAGCGCGAACGGCAGACACTGCTCGAGAAGAAGCTGGCCGTGTCGCAAAAGATGTACAACGATCTGCGCGAGGAGTACACCACACAGCTCGATCTCTTCAAG GAAATCCAGAAAAACTATGCCGAAAAGATCGAGCTCATCAAGGAGGAAATCGAGTCCGTGCGGAGCGGGTCGAACAAGTGA